A stretch of Bradyrhizobium diazoefficiens DNA encodes these proteins:
- a CDS encoding TldD/PmbA family protein — MNPSPSSTLSPQDSSKANRDLFDQSALSDLAQRLVEAAKRAGADAADAVAVRGISQGVEVRDGRVEESERSEGDDVGLRVLVGRRQAVVSTNDASGDAVTKLAERAVAMARVAPDDKYVGLADPALLARDFPDLDLLDPDVPATSELERRALEAEAAALGVKGVSKSGGASASAGMGGMVLVTSTGFHGSYLRSSQGISATAIVGEGTGMERDYDFTSAPHGADLLSPEIVGRSAGERTVARANPRKVETCKVPVVFDPRVAGSLVGHVVGAINGASIARKTSFLKDKLGQQLFAKNIRIIDDPLRKRGLRSQTFDAEGVAVKKMALIDEGVLTTWLLDCATARELGLTTTGHAHRGVSSSPSPGPYNLHLEPGTPTPAELIADIKQGFYITDLIGSGVNGVTGDYSRGASGFWIENGELTYAVSEVTIAGHLFEIFKSMQPANNLEFRYGINAPTVRIEGLTLGGR, encoded by the coding sequence GTGAACCCTTCACCAAGCTCGACGCTTTCGCCCCAGGATTCGTCCAAAGCCAATCGCGACCTGTTCGATCAGTCCGCGCTCTCGGATCTCGCTCAGCGGCTGGTGGAGGCGGCCAAGCGTGCCGGCGCCGATGCGGCCGATGCGGTCGCGGTGCGCGGCATCTCGCAGGGCGTCGAGGTGCGTGACGGCCGCGTCGAGGAATCCGAGCGGTCCGAGGGCGACGATGTGGGCCTGCGCGTTCTGGTCGGCCGGCGCCAGGCGGTGGTCTCGACCAACGACGCCAGCGGCGATGCCGTGACCAAGCTTGCCGAGCGCGCGGTGGCGATGGCGCGCGTCGCGCCCGACGACAAATATGTCGGCCTCGCCGATCCCGCGCTGCTCGCGCGCGACTTCCCCGATCTCGATCTGCTCGATCCCGATGTGCCCGCCACGTCCGAGCTCGAGCGTCGCGCGCTCGAAGCGGAGGCTGCGGCGCTCGGCGTGAAGGGCGTGTCGAAATCCGGCGGCGCTTCCGCCTCCGCCGGCATGGGCGGCATGGTGCTGGTGACCAGCACGGGCTTCCACGGTTCTTATCTGCGTTCCAGCCAGGGCATCTCGGCGACCGCGATCGTCGGCGAAGGCACCGGCATGGAGCGCGACTACGATTTCACCTCGGCGCCGCATGGTGCGGATCTGCTGTCTCCGGAGATTGTCGGCCGCTCCGCCGGCGAGCGCACCGTGGCGCGCGCCAATCCGCGCAAGGTCGAGACCTGCAAGGTGCCGGTCGTGTTCGATCCGCGCGTGGCGGGCTCGCTGGTCGGCCATGTCGTCGGCGCCATCAACGGCGCCTCGATCGCGCGCAAGACCAGCTTCCTGAAGGACAAGCTCGGCCAGCAGCTGTTTGCGAAAAACATCCGCATCATCGACGATCCCCTGCGCAAGCGCGGCCTGCGCTCGCAGACCTTCGACGCCGAGGGCGTCGCGGTGAAGAAGATGGCGCTGATCGACGAGGGCGTGTTGACGACGTGGCTGCTCGATTGCGCCACCGCGCGCGAGCTCGGCCTCACCACCACCGGCCACGCCCATCGCGGCGTCTCGTCCTCGCCGTCGCCGGGGCCCTACAATCTGCACCTCGAGCCCGGCACGCCAACGCCGGCCGAACTGATCGCCGACATCAAGCAGGGCTTCTATATCACCGACCTGATCGGCTCCGGCGTCAACGGCGTCACCGGCGATTACAGCCGCGGCGCCTCCGGCTTCTGGATCGAAAATGGCGAGCTCACCTATGCCGTGAGCGAGGTCACGATCGCGGGCCATCTGTTCGAGATCTTCAAGTCGATGCAGCCGGCCAACAATCTCGAGTTCCGCTACGGCATTAATGCGCCGACGGTGCGTATCGAGGGTTTGACGCTTGGCGGACGTTGA
- a CDS encoding DUF6101 family protein has product MRRQTATCGANPAGSSRSLRLDPLSLPVRFDAHDPRADGYTRQIELHRERVVLRRAVRGMQMAINVRVSDFTGVALRGNDEAQTLVLVHRDPSLSVPLLVSADGDELTEAWAIWSDLFALPQLDEGARKPAARRRRANAIRARRPKFLMRRRTAMARELPVHRAEREIIARH; this is encoded by the coding sequence GTGAGGCGTCAAACAGCAACATGCGGGGCCAACCCCGCCGGGTCGAGCCGCTCTCTGCGGCTCGACCCTCTTTCCCTTCCGGTCCGCTTCGATGCGCATGACCCGCGCGCCGACGGCTACACCAGGCAAATCGAGCTTCATCGCGAACGCGTGGTGCTGCGCCGTGCCGTTCGCGGCATGCAGATGGCGATCAACGTCCGCGTCAGCGACTTCACCGGCGTCGCGTTGCGCGGCAATGACGAGGCGCAGACCCTCGTCCTGGTCCATCGCGATCCCTCGCTCTCCGTGCCGCTGCTGGTCAGCGCCGATGGCGACGAACTCACTGAAGCCTGGGCGATCTGGAGCGACCTCTTCGCGCTGCCGCAGCTCGACGAAGGCGCGCGGAAGCCCGCGGCCCGCCGTCGACGCGCCAACGCGATCCGCGCCCGCCGTCCGAAATTCCTGATGCGCCGTCGCACCGCCATGGCGCGCGAGCTGCCCGTCCATCGCGCCGAACGCGAGATCATCGCGCGGCACTGA
- the ubiA gene encoding 4-hydroxybenzoate octaprenyltransferase produces the protein MSDTSARVADSTGNWVDTLAPPWARPYLRLSRFDRPIGSWLLLMPCLWSAALAAGMAHDVYRLPLVIVLFFIGAFVMRGAGCTWNDITDRDLDDKVERTRSRPLPSGQVTTRQALAFLVAQALIGLVVLLQFNRFAILTGVASLLIVAIYPFMKRITWWPQIVLGLAFSWGALMGFAVTFGHIDVTALVLYAGAISWVIGYDTIYAHQDAEDDALIGIKSTARLFGAHTHQALILFYGLSVMLIGVALASGDARWPAWIGLAAFAMHLASQIVRLNISDPLLCKRLFYSNRDAGLLLFAGLLTDAVMRAA, from the coding sequence ATGAGCGATACATCCGCCCGCGTTGCCGATTCCACCGGCAACTGGGTCGATACGCTCGCGCCGCCATGGGCGCGGCCATATTTGCGCCTGTCCCGCTTCGACCGTCCGATCGGTTCCTGGCTGCTGCTGATGCCGTGCTTGTGGTCGGCAGCGCTCGCCGCTGGCATGGCGCATGACGTCTACCGCCTGCCACTCGTCATCGTGCTGTTCTTCATCGGTGCCTTCGTGATGCGCGGCGCCGGCTGCACCTGGAACGACATCACCGATCGTGACCTCGACGACAAGGTGGAGCGCACCCGTTCGCGGCCACTGCCGTCGGGGCAGGTGACCACCAGGCAGGCGCTGGCCTTCCTGGTCGCGCAGGCGCTGATCGGGCTCGTGGTGCTGCTGCAGTTCAACCGCTTCGCGATCTTGACAGGCGTCGCTTCGCTTCTGATCGTTGCGATCTATCCCTTCATGAAGCGCATCACCTGGTGGCCGCAGATCGTGCTCGGGCTGGCCTTCTCCTGGGGCGCCTTGATGGGTTTCGCCGTCACCTTCGGGCACATCGACGTCACCGCGCTGGTGCTCTATGCCGGCGCGATTTCGTGGGTGATCGGCTATGACACGATTTACGCGCATCAGGACGCCGAGGACGATGCGCTGATCGGCATCAAATCCACCGCGCGCCTGTTCGGCGCACATACGCACCAGGCGCTGATCCTGTTCTATGGTCTTTCCGTGATGCTGATCGGCGTCGCGCTGGCGTCAGGCGATGCGCGCTGGCCGGCGTGGATCGGGCTTGCGGCCTTCGCGATGCATCTGGCGTCGCAGATTGTGCGCTTGAATATCAGCGACCCCTTGCTCTGCAAGCGGCTGTTCTATTCGAACCGCGATGCGGGCCTGCTGCTGTTTGCGGGATTGCTAACCGACGCGGTGATGCGGGCCGCGTAA